A single Acetivibrio cellulolyticus CD2 DNA region contains:
- a CDS encoding cupredoxin domain-containing protein, protein MHTSLTDIKPYMIPAHDMDDTIYVPFGRRIEIEFIANNPGIWPLNGTKTFHQSNNGESPVGMTSRFIYVKQVKNASVSKLRN, encoded by the coding sequence GTGCATACTAGCCTAACTGATATTAAACCCTATATGATTCCTGCTCATGATATGGATGACACTATTTATGTGCCGTTCGGTAGAAGAATTGAGATTGAATTTATTGCAAATAATCCTGGCATCTGGCCACTAAACGGTACAAAAACCTTTCACCAGTCTAATAATGGTGAGTCACCAGTAGGTATGACCTCAAGATTTATTTATGTAAAACAAGTTAAAAATGCGTCCGTTTCAAAACTAAGAAATTGA
- a CDS encoding GerAB/ArcD/ProY family transporter, translated as MERKITFGQWETVCMLITMLTTKVILNYPRGLVSIGGPAAWLVCVYYFLIVTAVFYIISKLYGRFEGKDLIDIGESIGGKPLKIIVGVILLGFIIALMSIYLRTYSEEMKVISLSDSPLSFVTMFFIIGALISSYLGLEGIVRIQAFIIPVVAVVFVIFIIALLPLVEFSNFTPILGTGPKEVFVKSITKLGGYSELIFLFFVIPYIKKTAEFKKAGHKAITISTLIVLVTTFVYTGIYPYPSEMEGYIPVYELGRMLWFGRFLQRFESVFMIIWVLFGLMYLSVIFYFIVHIFRKTFDLQYQRPLILPFAILVFNISFLFKRFSDLDKATIFFRDWSLLVLLCMIIILLILGRFIGKGKNKYKKINI; from the coding sequence ATGGAAAGAAAAATAACGTTTGGTCAATGGGAAACTGTATGCATGCTTATAACTATGTTAACAACAAAGGTCATACTGAACTATCCGCGTGGATTGGTAAGTATTGGGGGACCCGCCGCATGGCTTGTTTGTGTATACTATTTTTTAATTGTTACTGCAGTTTTTTATATCATATCCAAGCTATATGGAAGATTCGAAGGCAAAGACCTTATAGATATTGGTGAAAGTATAGGAGGAAAACCGTTAAAAATAATTGTTGGTGTTATTTTGCTTGGTTTTATTATTGCCCTTATGTCAATATATTTGAGAACCTATAGTGAAGAGATGAAAGTGATTTCGCTCAGCGATTCACCATTAAGCTTTGTTACGATGTTCTTTATTATAGGTGCACTAATTAGCAGTTACTTGGGCCTAGAGGGTATTGTGAGGATCCAGGCATTTATAATACCGGTTGTCGCTGTTGTTTTTGTAATTTTTATAATAGCTCTCCTACCACTAGTAGAATTTTCGAACTTTACACCAATTCTAGGAACAGGGCCTAAGGAGGTTTTTGTTAAAAGTATTACTAAATTAGGTGGATATTCAGAGCTTATTTTTTTGTTTTTTGTGATACCTTATATAAAGAAGACGGCAGAGTTTAAAAAAGCAGGGCATAAGGCTATTACTATCTCTACACTTATAGTTTTAGTTACTACTTTTGTATATACTGGGATATATCCATATCCTTCAGAAATGGAAGGATATATTCCTGTGTACGAATTGGGGAGAATGCTTTGGTTCGGAAGGTTTCTTCAGAGGTTTGAATCTGTGTTTATGATTATTTGGGTATTATTTGGCTTAATGTACCTAAGCGTAATTTTCTATTTTATAGTACATATATTTAGAAAAACTTTTGATCTTCAATATCAAAGACCGCTTATATTGCCATTTGCTATATTGGTTTTCAACATTAGCTTCCTATTTAAGAGATTTTCAGATCTTGATAAAGCAACAATATTTTTCAGAGATTGGTCGTTACTTGTGTTGCTTTGTATGATAATTATTCTGTTGATTCTTGGTAGATTTATTGGTAAAGGTAAGAATAAGTATAAAAAAATCAATATATAA
- a CDS encoding GerAB/ArcD/ProY family transporter — MADKIRFGRTEAILTLVNLASIQVFIGFPRRMADSGGTAGWIIPIYTVVFALIIFFFISKMYTSFEGKDILDIAQIAGGNFGRILVGLIFIANYALILSVVLREFGEDVKVFSLTQSPISFVIIFFIIGVITASYFGLEAIVRISTFIVPIVAFGFFIVVIGNIKYFEFSRLLPILGNGPYKIFIQGIPQISLYSSMSILFFMAPFIGKNKDFKIVGNVSLVLSAILLTIGALVYLLVVPYPTSTENIIPYLHLARYVNYGRFFERIESIFVLIWSLAALSYLSVGSFFLIYIIKKTFRLQYYRPLILPISLILFTLCLMPQSLLSAADLEVNIFRKFAWIVTFGVPIVVLLLAKLVKRKKEGGKCNEKI, encoded by the coding sequence ATGGCGGATAAAATTCGTTTTGGAAGAACGGAAGCAATTCTTACCCTTGTAAACTTGGCTTCGATACAGGTTTTTATTGGATTTCCTCGTAGAATGGCTGATTCGGGTGGGACGGCAGGTTGGATTATACCTATATACACAGTTGTTTTTGCTTTAATAATATTTTTCTTTATTTCAAAGATGTACACAAGCTTTGAAGGAAAGGATATACTTGATATTGCCCAAATTGCAGGTGGTAACTTTGGAAGGATATTAGTAGGGTTAATTTTCATAGCAAACTATGCTTTAATTTTATCAGTTGTTTTAAGAGAGTTCGGGGAGGATGTTAAAGTATTTTCCCTAACCCAATCACCTATAAGTTTTGTTATCATTTTTTTCATTATTGGTGTGATAACAGCGTCGTATTTTGGTCTTGAGGCTATTGTAAGGATAAGTACCTTTATTGTTCCAATTGTGGCGTTTGGTTTTTTTATTGTTGTAATTGGAAATATAAAATACTTTGAGTTCTCAAGATTGCTTCCGATATTGGGAAATGGACCTTATAAGATATTTATACAAGGAATACCCCAAATATCATTATACTCTAGCATGAGCATATTGTTCTTTATGGCACCCTTTATAGGAAAAAACAAAGATTTCAAAATTGTTGGCAACGTTAGTTTAGTGCTATCCGCAATACTTCTCACTATTGGGGCCTTGGTCTATTTATTGGTAGTACCTTATCCGACTTCTACTGAGAATATAATTCCGTACTTGCATTTAGCCAGGTATGTTAACTATGGACGTTTTTTTGAAAGAATTGAATCTATATTTGTTCTTATTTGGTCTTTGGCAGCCCTTTCTTACTTAAGTGTAGGGTCGTTCTTTTTGATTTATATAATAAAGAAGACCTTTAGGCTCCAGTACTATAGACCTCTAATCTTACCAATATCCTTAATTTTATTTACTCTATGTTTAATGCCTCAAAGCCTTTTATCAGCAGCTGATTTGGAAGTAAATATCTTCAGGAAGTTCGCATGGATTGTTACTTTTGGTGTTCCTATAGTTGTTTTATTATTGGCAAAGTTAGTTAAAAGGAAAAAAGAAGGTGGAAAATGCAATGAAAAAATATAA
- a CDS encoding sodium ion-translocating decarboxylase subunit beta, whose amino-acid sequence MFIEAIQTIWNDSGFAAITWQQLLMIIVSCVLIYLAIVKKFEPLLLLPIAFGMLLANLPLTGLMAGPVEGSTDPGGLLYYLYKGVKLGIYPSLIFLGIGAMTDFGPLIARPSGLFLGAGAQFGIFIAFIVANILGFSPQEAASIGIIGGADGPTAIYLTTRLAPELLPAIAIAAYSYMALIPLIQPPLMRLLTTKKEREVKMEQLREVSKLEKICFPIVVSLFCILLLPSVAPLIGMLMLGNLFKESGVVERLSNTAQNALINIVTIFLGVTVGATAVADRFLRPETLKIVALGLMAFMFSTIGGLLLGKLMYLLSGGKVNPLIGSAGVSAVPMAARVSQVEGQKANPSNYLLMHAMGPNVAGVIGSAVAAGILLALFG is encoded by the coding sequence ATGTTTATAGAAGCAATACAAACTATTTGGAATGATTCGGGTTTTGCTGCAATTACCTGGCAGCAGTTACTGATGATTATAGTGTCCTGCGTTCTTATATATCTTGCTATCGTAAAAAAGTTTGAACCGCTGCTGCTGCTGCCAATTGCCTTTGGGATGCTGCTGGCTAATTTACCTCTTACCGGACTTATGGCTGGACCTGTTGAAGGTTCCACTGATCCAGGAGGATTGCTGTATTATCTTTATAAGGGTGTTAAACTGGGTATATATCCATCTTTGATTTTTCTTGGAATTGGTGCAATGACAGACTTTGGACCGCTTATTGCAAGACCGTCAGGACTGTTTTTAGGGGCTGGAGCCCAGTTTGGAATATTCATTGCTTTTATTGTTGCAAATATTCTTGGATTTTCGCCGCAGGAAGCTGCATCTATAGGTATCATAGGTGGTGCTGACGGTCCTACGGCTATATATCTTACAACAAGACTTGCTCCTGAACTTTTGCCTGCTATAGCCATAGCGGCGTATTCTTACATGGCATTGATACCTTTGATTCAACCTCCTCTCATGAGATTATTGACAACAAAAAAGGAAAGAGAAGTAAAGATGGAGCAGCTGAGAGAAGTGTCCAAGTTAGAGAAAATATGTTTTCCTATAGTTGTTTCACTTTTCTGCATTCTTTTACTGCCATCTGTTGCTCCGTTGATAGGAATGCTTATGCTCGGCAATCTGTTTAAGGAGTCCGGTGTTGTTGAAAGGCTCTCAAATACAGCACAAAATGCCTTGATAAATATTGTAACTATTTTCCTCGGTGTTACTGTTGGTGCAACTGCAGTTGCTGACAGATTCCTAAGACCTGAAACCCTTAAGATTGTTGCTCTTGGTTTGATGGCATTTATGTTTAGTACTATTGGTGGACTTCTTTTAGGAAAGCTTATGTACTTACTGTCAGGCGGAAAAGTAAACCCTCTTATAGGTTCTGCCGGCGTATCTGCTGTTCCGATGGCTGCAAGAGTTTCCCAGGTAGAAGGTCAAAAAGCAAATCCATCAAATTACCTGCTTATGCATGCTATGGGCCCTAATGTTGCAGGGGTAATAGGCTCAGCTGTGGCAGCAGGTATATTGCTTGCATTATTTGGATAA
- a CDS encoding Ger(x)C family spore germination protein translates to MKKYKVLIVVMFILLQCTMLTGCYDKRELDDMAYPVALGFDKGKANELRMTLQLAVPISIGGGSEGGGGGEGDKSVSVVTVDTPTIFSGLNMLNTFVSKQINLSHVKVIVFSDELAKEGISRYMHAMIRNREFRPNAHVIVSRGSAEKFINAVKPKLETNPAKYYEQLLNAYRYTGFTTDSQLADFYHNSESIDIQPVAVLAGINKFKYSDDFDISGSTYKEKGRDIPLEGDFKAGDLPKTGDLKIEIMGLAVFDGAKMVGEIDGEDTTYHLMLMNKFNSSSITIPDPLEKNKLVVLNIKQSRNTKKSVQMIGDKPSLNAKVLLEADILSIQSGYNYESKENIGKLESSASEFLKEGILRYLNKSCKEFGTDNVGFGKKMKGKFLTWKEWEQFDWFTKYKEATFNVDVDVKIRRPGLILKSLPEERSNKE, encoded by the coding sequence ATGAAAAAATATAAGGTTTTAATTGTTGTTATGTTTATTTTACTGCAATGTACAATGCTTACCGGATGTTATGACAAACGGGAGCTTGATGATATGGCTTACCCTGTTGCATTAGGCTTTGATAAGGGCAAGGCTAATGAACTAAGGATGACTCTCCAACTGGCAGTGCCTATATCTATAGGAGGGGGTAGTGAAGGAGGGGGTGGTGGCGAAGGTGACAAGAGTGTATCTGTGGTTACCGTTGATACACCGACTATATTTTCCGGGCTTAATATGCTCAATACATTTGTAAGTAAACAGATAAACCTTTCCCATGTAAAGGTTATTGTTTTCTCAGATGAACTTGCAAAGGAAGGAATAAGCAGGTACATGCATGCTATGATAAGGAACAGGGAATTCAGGCCAAATGCGCATGTAATTGTATCGAGAGGATCAGCAGAAAAATTTATCAATGCAGTTAAGCCAAAACTTGAGACAAATCCTGCTAAATACTATGAACAATTACTAAATGCATATAGATATACTGGATTTACTACAGATTCACAGCTTGCTGATTTTTATCATAATTCAGAGTCTATAGATATTCAACCCGTGGCAGTTCTTGCCGGTATAAACAAGTTTAAATATTCAGATGACTTTGACATAAGTGGCTCGACATATAAAGAAAAGGGAAGAGATATACCATTAGAAGGCGACTTTAAGGCGGGTGATTTGCCTAAAACCGGTGACTTAAAAATTGAAATTATGGGTCTGGCAGTATTTGACGGTGCAAAGATGGTTGGAGAAATAGACGGTGAAGATACAACTTATCACCTTATGCTTATGAACAAATTCAATTCGTCGTCAATAACAATACCTGATCCGCTAGAAAAAAATAAATTGGTAGTTCTTAACATAAAGCAGAGTAGGAATACAAAAAAGAGTGTTCAAATGATTGGCGATAAACCCAGCTTAAATGCGAAGGTGCTTCTTGAGGCTGATATTTTATCAATACAAAGCGGGTATAACTATGAGAGCAAAGAAAATATCGGTAAGCTGGAGAGCAGTGCAAGTGAGTTTTTGAAGGAGGGAATTCTAAGATATCTTAATAAAAGCTGTAAGGAGTTTGGAACGGATAACGTTGGCTTTGGAAAGAAGATGAAGGGTAAATTCCTTACATGGAAAGAGTGGGAACAATTTGATTGGTTTACTAAGTATAAAGAAGCAACTTTTAATGTTGATGTTGATGTAAAGATAAGAAGACCTGGGCTTATTTTGAAGTCTCTTCCTGAAGAAAGAAGTAATAAGGAATAA
- a CDS encoding OadG family protein, which translates to MSIIQSLIVSLFCIALVFLVLSFLFFIVKLFSVVLKSFSGKKNETVVQSVERAETSYSVLESDENAFSSGELKLYNVDEKTAAMIMAIVSDESKIPLSELSFKSIRALE; encoded by the coding sequence ATGTCTATAATTCAAAGCTTGATAGTATCTTTATTTTGCATTGCGTTGGTGTTTTTAGTGCTTTCATTTCTATTTTTTATAGTGAAGTTATTCTCTGTTGTTTTAAAGAGCTTTTCAGGGAAGAAAAACGAAACTGTCGTTCAAAGTGTTGAACGTGCAGAAACTTCTTATTCAGTTCTGGAATCTGACGAAAATGCCTTTTCATCCGGAGAATTAAAACTTTACAATGTGGATGAGAAAACTGCAGCTATGATTATGGCAATTGTAAGTGACGAATCAAAGATACCTCTATCAGAGCTTTCTTTTAAATCAATAAGAGCTCTTGAATAA
- a CDS encoding biotin/lipoyl-containing protein, which translates to MKYVVTINNKNYEVEVEKGQASIVKTTEAAVPNIQVVTQSAAPVQSPATQAPVTVVASKGEAIKAPMPGTILNVKVTDGQRVKKGDVIFILEAMKMENEITAPVDGVVVQIVVDKGASVSSGDLLAVIQ; encoded by the coding sequence ATGAAATATGTTGTTACTATAAATAATAAGAATTATGAAGTGGAAGTGGAAAAGGGACAGGCAAGTATAGTTAAGACGACAGAAGCAGCTGTGCCCAATATCCAGGTGGTTACCCAATCAGCTGCTCCTGTACAAAGTCCTGCAACGCAGGCACCTGTTACTGTTGTTGCATCAAAGGGTGAAGCTATAAAAGCCCCTATGCCTGGAACTATTTTAAATGTAAAAGTAACTGACGGGCAACGGGTTAAAAAGGGGGATGTGATTTTTATTCTTGAAGCTATGAAAATGGAGAATGAAATTACAGCACCTGTTGATGGTGTAGTTGTACAAATTGTTGTCGACAAGGGGGCGTCTGTATCTTCAGGTGATCTTCTTGCCGTAATTCAATAG
- a CDS encoding acyl-CoA dehydratase activase-related protein, whose translation MATIGIPKGMFYFEHSTMWEDFFKSLGFDVVISQDTNKKVMDDGVKHCSNETCLPVKVFHGHVASLKDKVDFVFIPRYQSTGKNEYTCPKFCGLPDMTAINLGGQIKILEVKINMDAYPGETVESLKVIAKTLKLNPAKVLEAFNKSYSKHMKTKVGTDNNLCNKENEGSSKVVLSLLGHPYMIYDSYLSMRLIEKLNKRNIAVFTPRDIDFETKRRNAYPYQEKTFWDIGFELLGSAFTYAKDERVKGMIYLTPFACGLDAFIMEFIESRIKSEYRSLPLLKLTVDEHTGEAGFDTRLEAFIDMIG comes from the coding sequence ATGGCAACGATCGGAATACCAAAGGGTATGTTTTATTTTGAGCATAGCACAATGTGGGAGGACTTTTTTAAGAGTTTGGGATTCGATGTGGTTATATCACAGGATACAAACAAGAAGGTGATGGATGATGGCGTAAAACATTGCAGTAATGAAACTTGTTTGCCTGTTAAGGTATTTCACGGGCATGTAGCGAGTCTTAAGGACAAGGTTGATTTTGTTTTCATTCCAAGGTATCAGAGTACAGGGAAGAATGAGTATACATGTCCAAAGTTTTGTGGACTTCCGGATATGACAGCTATCAACTTAGGAGGGCAGATTAAGATTTTGGAAGTGAAAATCAATATGGATGCATATCCTGGTGAAACAGTTGAAAGCCTTAAGGTAATAGCTAAAACATTAAAGTTAAATCCTGCAAAAGTTTTAGAAGCATTTAATAAATCATATTCAAAGCACATGAAAACGAAAGTTGGGACTGATAACAATTTGTGCAATAAGGAGAATGAAGGCAGCAGTAAAGTTGTTCTCTCCTTACTTGGCCATCCGTATATGATTTATGACAGCTATTTAAGTATGAGACTTATAGAAAAACTTAACAAGAGAAATATAGCCGTTTTTACACCAAGAGATATTGATTTCGAAACAAAACGCAGAAATGCTTACCCATACCAGGAAAAGACTTTTTGGGATATAGGATTTGAATTGCTGGGTAGTGCTTTTACATATGCAAAGGATGAACGGGTAAAGGGAATGATATATCTTACACCGTTTGCCTGTGGGTTGGATGCTTTTATAATGGAGTTTATTGAAAGTAGAATCAAGTCCGAGTATCGAAGCCTTCCTTTACTGAAACTTACAGTTGATGAACACACGGGAGAAGCTGGTTTTGATACCAGACTTGAAGCATTTATAGATATGATAGGGTGA
- a CDS encoding sensor histidine kinase, with translation MGDVRDRDNPAEFKLKLNMKENRLFLKTFLLFSAAVLISLYVGSKDYTFFHSIIELVGIFIGISIASIAYHSSKLLKNGAFLYLGAMFLFISLFQIIHMFTYKGVNIFPWNDYNLAIQISIACKYLEAFSLLVMFFIPSAVFEKSENFKIIVAIYLLATSIIMLFIVRWRIFPRCAYDNAEQTMFKIVSEYIVLFLYVLITIMLYAKKHNFEHRLFNCMFSFIAIKLLAEVLFVSGAQVNDTANILAHFIRLFAYCVIFRAITIGETNEPLIILYDKLDRKNKEFEQKTIELEMVNSQLKLEVEESIRAEELLRKSEERYRSLLELLPEAVFLHDRENVLFVNQLGVRLLGLENKQQGLEISLFDLFGEENYHSFLLEMDEIVKNGRQVAFEQTVLNSNKCFKVEFVTTPHIADDKHVFISVIRDLAQMKKIKEMEKSVVENKRLLKEITEKHKMKTDYFTNLSHEFRTPLSIMLCTLKIMESFCKLEENLNDQKEKMAQYIASVKTNSYRLFKIANNFLEIAKIDSGYGELKLKNYNIVSIVEKVTMSVWEYTRNRRISLMFDTDTEEIILACDIDKIEMIVLNLLSNAIKFTREGGQIEVNIFNHKQHVLISVSDTGIGIPEDKLDLIFERFKQVDNSLAKDYEGIGVGLSLVKALVEMHGGNIEVESSLGVGSTFKVLLPKRILPDEPYFDNSEIDAEIERSIDEKVYIELSNVL, from the coding sequence GTGGGGGACGTTAGAGATCGCGATAATCCTGCTGAATTTAAACTAAAGCTGAATATGAAAGAAAATAGGTTGTTCTTGAAAACGTTTTTGCTATTTAGTGCGGCTGTTTTGATTTCTCTTTATGTAGGTTCTAAAGACTATACTTTTTTTCATTCGATAATAGAGTTGGTTGGAATATTTATTGGTATAAGTATTGCAAGTATTGCGTACCATAGTTCAAAGCTGTTAAAAAATGGAGCTTTCTTATATCTGGGAGCGATGTTTTTATTTATAAGTCTGTTTCAAATAATTCATATGTTTACCTATAAAGGTGTTAACATTTTTCCTTGGAATGATTACAATTTAGCTATTCAAATTTCGATTGCATGTAAGTACCTTGAGGCATTTTCATTACTAGTCATGTTTTTCATACCCAGTGCTGTTTTTGAAAAGAGTGAAAACTTTAAAATCATTGTTGCTATATACTTATTAGCCACATCTATTATAATGTTATTCATAGTACGCTGGAGAATATTCCCTAGATGTGCATATGATAATGCTGAACAGACGATGTTTAAGATTGTTAGTGAATATATAGTTTTGTTTTTGTATGTTTTAATTACGATAATGTTATATGCAAAAAAACACAATTTTGAGCACAGATTATTTAATTGCATGTTTTCATTTATTGCTATAAAACTATTGGCAGAGGTATTATTTGTGTCAGGTGCTCAAGTAAATGATACAGCCAATATTCTAGCACATTTCATAAGATTATTTGCTTATTGTGTAATTTTCAGGGCTATTACTATAGGAGAAACTAACGAACCTTTGATAATTCTATATGATAAACTTGATCGGAAAAACAAAGAATTTGAGCAAAAAACAATTGAACTTGAAATGGTAAATAGCCAGCTAAAGCTTGAAGTTGAGGAGAGTATACGGGCTGAAGAACTGTTGAGGAAAAGTGAAGAAAGATATAGGTCACTTTTGGAGTTATTGCCAGAGGCTGTATTTTTGCATGACAGGGAAAATGTTTTATTTGTAAACCAATTAGGAGTGAGACTTTTAGGTTTGGAAAATAAGCAGCAAGGCTTAGAAATCTCCTTGTTTGATTTGTTTGGTGAGGAAAATTATCATTCATTTCTACTTGAAATGGATGAGATTGTAAAGAATGGTCGCCAGGTTGCCTTTGAACAAACAGTGTTGAATAGTAACAAATGTTTCAAAGTTGAATTTGTTACAACCCCACATATAGCTGATGATAAGCATGTATTTATAAGTGTGATAAGAGATCTTGCTCAAATGAAAAAAATCAAAGAGATGGAAAAAAGTGTAGTTGAGAATAAAAGACTTCTTAAAGAAATTACTGAAAAGCATAAAATGAAGACGGATTATTTTACAAATTTGTCTCATGAATTTCGTACACCTTTGAGTATTATGCTTTGTACTCTTAAAATAATGGAATCTTTTTGTAAGTTGGAAGAAAATTTAAATGACCAGAAAGAGAAGATGGCCCAATATATCGCGTCAGTTAAAACTAATTCATACAGGTTGTTTAAGATTGCTAATAACTTTCTTGAGATAGCAAAAATAGATTCCGGTTATGGTGAACTCAAGCTTAAAAACTATAATATTGTAAGTATAGTGGAAAAAGTTACAATGTCGGTTTGGGAATATACCAGAAATAGGAGGATTAGTCTGATGTTTGATACTGATACAGAGGAGATAATTTTAGCTTGCGACATAGATAAAATAGAAATGATAGTATTAAATCTCTTATCCAATGCGATAAAATTTACAAGGGAAGGTGGGCAGATAGAAGTTAATATTTTTAATCATAAACAACATGTATTAATTTCTGTATCAGACACTGGAATTGGGATACCTGAGGATAAGCTTGATTTAATCTTTGAGAGATTTAAGCAGGTTGACAATTCATTGGCAAAGGACTATGAAGGCATAGGAGTTGGTTTGTCACTGGTTAAGGCACTTGTCGAAATGCATGGTGGAAATATTGAAGTGGAAAGCAGTTTGGGTGTTGGATCTACGTTTAAGGTTTTATTACCAAAAAGAATATTGCCTGATGAACCGTATTTTGACAATAGTGAAATAGATGCTGAAATTGAAAGAAGTATAGATGAAAAAGTTTATATTGAGCTTTCAAATGTATTATGA
- a CDS encoding pyruvate carboxylase subunit B yields the protein MKINITETVLRDANQSLIATRMPFSDFEGVLETLDKAGYYSLECWGGATFDSCLRYLDEDPWERLKKIKVKVKKTPLQMLLRGQNILGYKHYPDDVVRKFVAHSVDSGMDIFRIFDALNDFRNIQVAIDETIKQKAHAQGCICYTTSPIHNLENYAKMGKQLESMGVASICIKDMAGIMGPQEAYDLVKTLKESVKIPIFLHTHSTTGLGPITYVKAVEAGCDGIDCAISSFSGGTSQPSTETLNYALKQTGYNTGLNEKVLKDINDFFKPLKTKYISSGLMDAFVLGTDTDALVYQVPGGMLSNLIAQLKSQNAIERLDEVLAETPKVRKDLGYPPLVTPMSQMVGVQAASNVLLGERYKSVSKEVKSYLRGEYGQAPGEIDPALVKKVLGDEKPITIRFADTLEPEFDKVKEQLKNVTKSEKDVLSYIAFPQIAEKFFKEREERTATKVTYSIIKK from the coding sequence ATGAAAATTAATATTACGGAAACTGTTCTAAGAGATGCGAACCAATCGCTTATTGCTACCAGGATGCCGTTCTCCGATTTTGAGGGTGTTTTGGAAACTCTGGATAAAGCGGGATATTATTCACTTGAGTGCTGGGGTGGTGCTACCTTTGACTCATGTCTTAGGTATCTGGATGAAGATCCTTGGGAAAGACTCAAAAAAATTAAGGTAAAGGTAAAGAAAACGCCTCTGCAAATGTTGCTAAGAGGTCAAAACATTTTAGGATATAAACATTACCCTGATGATGTAGTAAGAAAATTTGTTGCACATTCTGTTGATAGTGGAATGGACATTTTTAGAATATTTGATGCCTTGAATGACTTCAGAAATATTCAAGTAGCTATAGATGAAACCATAAAACAAAAGGCTCATGCACAAGGTTGTATCTGTTATACTACCAGCCCTATTCATAATCTTGAAAATTATGCAAAGATGGGAAAACAGCTGGAAAGCATGGGAGTCGCTTCAATATGTATTAAAGATATGGCAGGGATTATGGGGCCGCAGGAAGCATATGATCTGGTAAAAACCTTAAAAGAATCTGTGAAGATACCGATATTTCTTCATACCCATTCCACAACAGGTTTAGGGCCGATTACTTATGTTAAAGCTGTTGAGGCAGGCTGCGATGGTATTGATTGTGCTATATCATCTTTTTCAGGCGGAACATCTCAACCTTCAACGGAAACATTGAATTATGCATTAAAACAGACTGGCTATAATACAGGTCTGAATGAAAAAGTATTAAAGGATATAAATGACTTTTTCAAGCCTTTAAAAACGAAGTATATATCGTCCGGTCTTATGGACGCTTTTGTTTTGGGAACAGATACAGATGCTTTGGTGTATCAGGTACCCGGTGGAATGTTATCCAACCTTATTGCACAGTTGAAATCACAAAATGCTATAGAAAGACTTGATGAAGTTTTGGCAGAGACACCAAAAGTAAGAAAGGACTTGGGATATCCTCCATTGGTTACTCCCATGAGTCAGATGGTTGGAGTTCAAGCAGCTTCAAACGTGCTTTTGGGTGAAAGATATAAGAGTGTATCAAAAGAAGTAAAATCCTACTTAAGGGGAGAATATGGCCAAGCTCCTGGTGAAATTGATCCGGCTTTGGTTAAAAAAGTTCTAGGGGACGAAAAGCCAATTACAATTAGATTTGCAGACACTCTTGAACCGGAATTTGATAAAGTAAAAGAACAATTGAAGAATGTAACTAAAAGTGAAAAGGATGTCCTTTCCTATATTGCATTTCCTCAGATAGCTGAGAAGTTCTTTAAGGAAAGAGAAGAGCGTACTGCAACAAAAGTTACTTATTCAATAATCAAAAAGTAA